The segment atttgaataaatgagtttgGATTCATGGATTTCTTTTAAGAAATGGGCTTAATGTGTAAAGTTAATTAGTATGATAGAAATAGAGaaaactttaattataaagtAAACAAAGTAAATGTAATAAATTGTGtacatataattataaaaatgatccttagggtttttttttttttttttttaaactctgcatagattcttttttttttttttttttttttttttttgaagcaaCCTCTGCATAGATTCTTCACTTTGGTctatggggttttttttttttttttttttaatttatgcaatCCTTTTTCATTCTATGAGTTCTTGAAATGAGATCACCCACAAGCAATTTTTTCCAAGAGATCGCAccattattttcaaatcaatcaatcttatttaaaaaattgataaaaattgaaataataatcgaCAAATACCGTTGAATTGGTTTGATTTAATTcttatatttgaaaaattgaCTTAATTGATTTACTCATCTATTAGGTAAAAGCTAACTCAAATCGAATCATGATCAATACCCGTAGAACCCGTAGCTAAAGCGTGGCTCTGCCCAGCCTGCCCATCCCACCCCTGCAAGTCCACGTGCACTTCACTTTCACATATCAGCTATAAACAACAAGAATATAACTTGTATTTGttacaaatataataattaCGTTGcaattccaaactaattttTGTCGACAcgatttattttaaattatactccctctgtcccaaaaagattgtcctcctttcctttttagcctattccaaaaagattgttctctttctatatttagaaacaatttaactttatgagatgatttacaaccacacaaatatttaaggtTTGTTTTGGATCACACTTTTCGAAaatcttcatttatttcttaaactttgtgtcaaatcaaaagaggacaatctttttgggacggagggagtagtaatttTTTTGCTCAGTAGGATAAACTTTTTCGTAAAGGATAGCCGGAGtaggtttttgtttttttctaaaaaaaaaaaaaaaaaattaatttgtctTTTGCTTAGCGTCATAACATGCAGAGAGATTTCCCCTTTGACTTTTTGTTCGGTACACACATTTAACAAAAAAGTGGGGCGTGGCAGGGGAACGGGGAGAGGTGGGTGGAGTTGCGTACTCAGTTTACCAATACATGCTAAGGGGTTGATTGATTTGCGGACTAAATTATTATTGGATTATAATTTTCagattataatttttaaagtaaTTTATTTCATATGAGAGgtgagataaaataatttcaaatttgaTGGATAAGATGAGATATCTAGGATTCAGTTTGGGATAAAATTTATAATGTGATTGATTGACGGTACAAATTAACgagatattttaaaaaatatacaacttttgaaatatttacgccacgtatctcaatatataatattatacaatattatacaacattatacctgAGGCCTTGGGGCAAAAGCACTACACATAATGTATCAATCTTGTATatagtgtataataatgtataaaaggtCTTAATACACTAATATTGGCTAAATCGGTGTTTATACATAAAGTATAGGTTAAGTGACATAAATATTTTCACAAATAGACATAGAGCGTAATCTTACCATTAACTAAACACAATATAAATTTAATCGTAAACTTAGTTCTGAAATATCCTAGCTATCCCGCGTACTAGACGACCCTTAAAAGTCATAGGTAAAATTGGCACGAACCATGTGAAATTTTGGACACAGAGAATCATACACCTAGGCTTCTGATGGGTGTTGAAAAATTTAAACAGCGAATCTTTTCAATTTTGACTAAATGGTTCTAGAAAATTTTATCCAGTTTGACTGGAAAGAGACTGGCTATATCGCTTCCCATCTTGAGGTTATTAAGtcaaatggaaagaaaattcaGTAAGATCACCTGACTAAAAACAGAGAGAGATCAGAATCGTATCAAATTAGAGTAAACGACTAAATTAAGAGTAATAAGTTGTTTATATAATAATGCTTGGAattctataataaaaatgtaatttcttagaatttatattctaTGAACGGTAGGTGCTAAAGATATGTACACAATTGAATTACTTCTAAGATAATTGTAATTAAATATCTATGAAAGTATTAattaacatacatacataaattaGACTATATGTACCCTATCAAGGATTTTTCCACTCCCAGGGCTCGAACCCGAGATCTCTGGTTAAGGGTGGAGCAGCCCCATCcgctgcaccacatcctttggtTGTATTGTTAAAAACCTTTACACTATAATTGTAACTAACTTAAATTCAATATTTAATCCAACTTGTTAACTATGATAAACATGGCTTGTCAGTTGTCGCACTACATTTTTGTTATGACCCTATTGCAAGGTATGCGACTTGAGTCCCACTTTGATTTAATGGGGAGCTAATGTGGGTCTTAGATAGCTCTGCGCTCTTCCACCTCAATAGCTAATTTTTCAAGTGTGGTTCTCCTATATTGTATGAATTTTCCTTTCCtaaatattgcttgatttgATTGTTAGAAACTTTTTATATAGAATAAGATATAAAGGAATTTGCGAAACAAcaaagaatattttttaaacatgaTCAAGGAACCTATAAAAAGAAACGCAATTCAATGCTAATCCTAAGAGttggagcctgtttggatggactTAAAAAAAGAGCCTTATGTTTGGAAACAACCttataagacaaaaaaaaaaaaaaagttgggatatttttaaaacttatattttttaaatttttatgttcgcttttaaaatgttttagataatttaaataaaagacaattaattttttgggcttattttaagctaTGTAACGATTTTAaactggccagccaaacactcaaaaaatcgaaaacaaaattttataagcaacttataagccaatccaaacgggctttTGGATATTTAAAAGTAAAACTTTTGGAATATGCAAATAGCACCTTCAGTTCATATTGTTTGTGTTTTAAAGTTCTTACACATTACTCTCTAAATTACTctttaataaaaaatactactgtaaatattttttataaaacgaAAAATATCTTAAACCCAATTCAGAGTTCAGACTTCTAAAATAATAACTACGTAATATTTTAGGTCTAGAGGGTGTActctctgtctctctctctctcgcttcTGTCGAGTAAAATAATATCGCCATAGACACAATGCATTTTCAAACTCTTTCTCCCGAATATTAAATGAGAGGTGTGCTGGGCCTTCACATAttcatttctttcttgatttaagTAAGCACAAATTGGTGAATTAGGAAGTCTTTCCTTAAAATAGTACTACGCTTTAGGCCTCATCAGAAGGTGACTAACGAAGAAAATGGTCACTACTTCACTATCATCTTAAATTTACCCAGTCTAGAAACCCTCTTATGGAGAGTTGATGAATAAAGTAAACAAAATTACTCTCCTTTGACACTTCTTCCTTGCCTGTGATCTTCATTCTTCAGTGGTCATATAGATTTTACAAGTGAAAGAGCTTAAACGTACTACTAATAAAATACGGGAAATATTTCTAGAAAACAAAGAAAGTCAAATTGCCTTAATTCAGGGATAAATAACTTCCAATATACCTATATGATTCTACGTCTATCCCTCTTTATTAGCCAAAGTTTTGAACAATCACAAGATATGTACAAGCTATAAAAGACATATATAAAAGGAAGATAAGAAGTTGACTATTGATAGACAGTGATAATTAAAGCTAGGAATtctaagaaaaaatatatatattatatccaAACATGCGACCTAAAGAAAATTTTGTGTCACCTTTAATACTACACTAGAAGCTACATTATGCTAATGGAGTTCAACAATTTATACACGTGAACAAATTATTATCTTCTATTCTGTTTGAACGATGTAATTTTACGATCAGATTAAATTGAAACCCTTTGGATCACGCATATCTTCACCTCTATTGGTAGATCATTTGGATACGTACTTGTACACTAACTCAATGAATACAAAACATGTCACCTACACATATATTAATTAGAATTTTCACTTAAATACTTAActtcgaatatatatatatttttttttaaaaaaaaaacattgagAAAGCGGATATATTGAATGCCACGCGGTTTCGTGAGGCggaaaaagataaagaaattaaagattTGCATAAACAAAGAGTTGACCTTTTGCAAGCAAATGAGTAAAtgctactccctctgtttcaatttgtttgaacctatttccgTTTAAATCCGTGCCATAATGAATGAcgtctttcctaatttggaaacaaatttattttatgaatgatttaccacacacaaattttcaaggcttattttgaaccacaagtttcaaaagtcttccctctttcttaaatgtcgtgcccagtcaaataggttcatataaattgaaacggagggagtaattgcTATCATTTTGACTCTTTCTTTTACCTCTTCATCTTTGGTCAGCGTAAACATCACCTTGGTCTCttctccctttctctctcttctctaatcctctatatatacacacaaacaaGAACCCCTTTTGGCTTAGACTCTATTGCCTCAACATTTAGAAGTAATCCCAAAAAAAGAGCttgagaaataaagaaagatagcATAATTTTGTTTCAAACTTGAAGCATAATTTTGTTTCAAACTTGAACTCATCAAAAAGAGATCATTTCTTCCTTGAAAATAAAATGGGAAGGCCACCTTGTTGTGATAAAATTGGTGTGAAGAAAGGACCATGGACACCAGAAGAAGATATCATTTTAGCTTCATATATTCAAGAACATGGTCCTGGAAATTGGAGAGCTGTTCCTACTAATACTGGTAAACATTTTAATCtcatgattcttttccttttttttttttgtctttttatttgGGGTTGGTTAAAATCATTAAAGATGTGTAGTTAACATTCTGCAGCTCTATCATAGCCTTCTTGAATGAATACATCCATCTCATTAATTAGATCAACCTTTTTGTATCTCACTAGCTACTATTaccttcttttatatttttaaaaaaaatttccttttgtCTTTGGTTTTACAGGATTGCTTAGATGCAGCAAGAGCTGTAGGCTTAGATGGACAAACTATCTCCGTCCAGGCATCAAACGTCGCAACTTTACCGAGCATGAAGagaagatgattattcacctcCAAGCTCTTCTTGGCAATAGGTACTAAATCAATCTATAAAAAATAAGGAATTCTTGTTCTTTTATGCTTCAAGTTTAAATCTTGGATCTGTCTCCAATCTTATATTTCAAAATCTCAATAGAGATATATAGTTGCTCAATTTTTCCAGTAATTAGGGTTAGATCttactagtatatatatttatctaactttttttcttctttctgttGGTATAGATGGGCAGCCATAGCTTCATACCTTCCACAAAGAACGGACAATGACATAAAGAATTACTGGAATACTCATTTGCAAAAGAAGCTCCAGAAGCTTCAAGGTCATGATGATGAGAATAGTCAAAAgggaaaatcatcatcatcaatctcaaagggACAGAGGGAAAGGAGACTTCAAACAGACATCCACACAGCTAAACAAGCTCTTTCTGATGCTTTGTTCCTTACTGACAAAAAAACCATTTCTCCTACTGCTCCTCTTCCTATCCAAACATCTACTTATGCATCCAGCGCTGATAACATCTCTCGATTGCttaaaaattggatgaaaaatTCCCCTCAATTATCATCTCAAAGCATTTCTAACTCAACCACCACCAGCCAGAGCTCTTACAACAATTTATCAATCGGGACAGGTTCGAGTTCTAGTCCTAGTGAAGGGACCATGAATGCACCAACACCGGAGGGGTTAGACTCTCTCTTTAGCTTCAATTCATCCTATAATTCTGATGTTTGTCAGTCTATGTTGGCGGACGATGTTGTTGCTTTCACACCTGATCAGGATGCTGGAATTTTCCAAGTTGAAAATAATAaacacaattttccaaatttcaagaaTGAAAATGGATTTTTCCAAAAAGGGAGCAAGCAAAATTTGGAGACGGAAGTACCCTTAACTTTGCTGGAAAACTGGCTCTTTGATGATTCTAATGCTCAAATACAGGAAGAACTAATGGGAATCCTGGATTGGCCATAAGTGAACTGCTGATTTGTTTTgaggaaataaagaaagatatatttCTTCAAAACAACTAGGCAGTTTTGGCTTCTTTTTGCTATTTTGAAGTTGTTACTTCCTGTTAGGCTGTATAGGCTCTAGTTACTTTGTAGCTTAAGCAGAAACTTGTTAGAAGAGAAAACAAGTGTAACTATATGTAATTTCAAAtcagcatatatatgtattagatagaaataatgaaattaacactccctatatatatatgcgagcCTTAGGCCTTAGCTTCAACTGTCTGTACTTTGTGCTAAACTTTTTGGGTATATGATGTGAGAAATGAGAATTAGGGTTTGACTTTAGATGCTTCCATGTTTCAAGAttatcatcaacatacaaaaatgATGATATGTGTGTCTGTTAAAACTGTTTGATGAGGGAGTCTACTAGCTTGGGTTTTAATGGCCATTTCTTCAATTGGAAGTTTTACATAGTAGTGGTAAAATTGAACCTTTCCTATAATGTTCTTGTCTCTTTCACATAGTCTTTAATTTGTAGGGATAATAGTAGTGGAAGTAGCTAGTAGGAAATACTTACCAGCATGATTCGGCCCATAAGTGAAAAAATGCTAAAAacaatcttttattcttttagaGGCCTAGTATTAACCTCCAGCCTATCAATGAGAATctcgaaaaaaaattaattcagcTCTACATAAGATAGCTAAAGTATGGTTGGGCAATCAACATGATATATTTGCTCATTTCAAGCGAAAGTCAAAATTTGCGGGACATGATCGTTTTGGATCAGCTCAAGCACAACACCCGTAACTCCAAGTTCCTTAGTAGACTCTAGGATTCTTGTAACATATTCCTATTTATCAAGAGGTTATTACGAACTACTCCCTCCCTCCATATTAACTTGTCtatgtttgacttgacacactCCTTGGAGAGCAatataaaatgataattttactatatcattCCTAGTTATTAtaaattatctaaataattGCATCGATCAAATACACTTTAAAAATTGTGTAGCCACTAATAATTCGATTCATgaagtttccaacccaataattaataataagggcAAAATAGACATGAATTGGTAAATTAGCTCTTGATTTTCCaaattggacaagtaaaagtgaacatctatttttgatatattggacaagtaaaaatagatggagggagtatcaaGAAATACATTAAGTGAGTCTTGGATGTCACTGATAACAAGAAGATGTAAGCAATCTCAAGCAATTCAAAGAGTATTCTTAATGatgtttgtttttttctcttccaaCTTTTGAACTCCTTAAGCAAAAGTCCAACTTCATTAAGTAATAGGGttgaatttctttcttcaattatTACTATGATAAAATTAAAGGTTTAACTAGTACATTTAATTCACTTAAAAAGAGTAAGATTGGGCCATGCCCCTTCTATCCTTTCCAATATTCCATCAAGATCCTTTTTATTATCTGGAGGATCTTCATTTCTACTAAGCTTCCTTCCATACCTTGATCTTATATTTTACACTTCCAAATTGAAGTAGGATGAAAAGATAAAGgaatttcaaatggagactaattttttaaatctaataGTTCCTTAGTGGGTAGAGGAAAAATTCAACTTAAAGGAGACATGTCTAAGGAGTAATTAAGGTCAATGTAGGTATATTTTGACTTGATCATGTTTGAATTGCCTGAATTGACCCGACCCAATTGAGATTCGTTGGTGTGTTGGTTATAAGAAACCAACAGGAGGAACTTAGTTTTAGGAGAGTATGAAGTTATTCGAGCAAGCTAATCGTTTATAGGAGAATAATAGAAAGTTTATTAGCTTCTATAAATTTTCaacaggatttttttttttattgggagAAGGAGTTTGACTTCTGCAAGAACgaacaaataaataagatttcTGCTGTCTAGAGGAACAATGTTAGATTTGGTAAAATTACCAGCATCGGCGTTTACGCCGGATCATATCATTTTATATATCTAAGTGATTTAATAATGTGAAAATGCatgttaattaatcatgattaagttataaaaattaatatgtgtttaccccgaatttcggtaacaattaaatttgtaagtgatgtataggatatgtggatgaactttaatctatttggtTGGTATGAGATGTCTATGGATTTGTTTGTAGTTATACATATACGTGTTAGTCGTGTGAATGTGTACTGTGATTGATGATTTatgtcaaaatatatatattaagtaatatATTGAAAGGATGAGCAAAGCTAAGGAAGAACACTACAAAATCCAGACCAATATCTTtgagagagagagcttcaatatatTTGACTATTACAATGTTGAGATCTGAAAAAAGTTAACCCcaaaaaggggaagaatgtcctctatttataggtatgccTTATGGGCCATAAATAGAATACAAAAGCCTTTAcgaataaagaaaccctaaaaaagataaggtaggaccgtacggtctgacacccgtacgatcATCAGTGCTGATAGCATAACGGTTTCCTGACGCGTGGCAACCTCGCAACCGGCtaaccggaccaacggacacgttGATTTTGGCTCGGCGtatccggaccaacggacacgcttTTCTTGTCTCGGGTCAATTACATCCGGTATGACCCTTTGCTGTGAAGAAAAGATCGAACATGCTCGTGCTCATTTGAACTTATCCTTGGCTTCGGTCTCACCGGTCACACATTGACCTGGTTTTTACcctatacagatagtccccacactttccggatCGTAGCTTTatcggagtaacgggaagtggataaGTCCCAAAACCGGTGGTTCCAcaagctcgttcttatcttcaaATTTGGCGGGAACCGTTATGTCACGTCCTTCTGACTTCGGCCACGTGTCTCGCCCCGAGTGGTCGGCCTCGGGAACCGCCTTAACCCACGTCGCTTCAAATCACGTCCCATTAATTCTGGGACACGTGTCGCCTCTCGATTGGTCATTCTCTGTAACCGCTGCAGTGGACCGTCTATATAAGGCCCAAAGTTGctcatttttcactttacaTTTTCACTTCTCATTCTCTATTTTTTACTTCTTACCTCTTTGATCATAAGCCTCTTTGTTAACTTCTTCATTTGCTCTGAATCTTCAAGGTTTTTTGCATCAAGGTTCAAATTGAGTCTCCAATCCTTCTAATATTCCTCTTTCATTGTTTCGTTCTTGTCTTGAAACTTTCATCTGCCTCTTCAAATCCTCAAATTTTCATACCCACTCTTTCATCTTTAAAATGTCAGCCAACACCGATTCTGCTTCCCAGGACGTTCCCTCGGTTTCTTCTCCGGGAGCCGAGCCTGTTTCAAAACCCAAAGGTAAAACATTTGTGGAACCGACTGCCCTGGACATAATACCGTCCAGACCCAATTACAACCATGAATTTGACGTTGAGAAGCCATCTCTAATCGCGGATAGGGGTTTCGACGTGAGACGATACCCTTCGTCTATTACAGAGGACCTCCTCCCTCGAGTCCGGGCCGACTGCGGATGGGACGATCGTCCGGTAGAGGTGTTTGCCCCCGGTCCTGACGAGTCCATCACCGATCATAGGGAAGGGTTCCTGTTCATTTACACATATCCATGCACACTGAAGCTCGTCCCCCCAATTAATCCGGTCATCCTTGAAATGTGCCGGACATATAACGTGACCTTGGCCCAAATTGGGCCGATTATCTGGAGGATCGTGGCCTGTCTCCATCTACTAGCCAATAATGCGAAAGAGGAATTCACGTTGGCACACTTCATCCGGTTGTATTCTCCGAGAATCTTTCGAGGGGGCGTGATAAAGGTCGCCAAACGAGGCCGGAACCCGATTCTTTCCAAACTCGACGAGGACAGAGACCGAGGGTGGTTGGAACGTTATGTCCGAGTAAGGACCGCAGACATCATTCCGGCTGATCACATGCCCTTTCCGAAAAAGTGGAATAATAGACGTAAGTCCCTGAGTCGTCATTCCTCCGCACTTGTTCACGTTTACTCCcttgcatatacatatatatattttttttagccgAGGCATGGATACCTTCAGTTGTCCGGAACCTTTCTGAGTGGGTTAGGGCAATCATCAGCCAACATCTTCACGCTGAACGGACATGGGGAGACCTATCTCGTGGCGGGTGGATTGCCCAAAATCATGGTAATTTTCACCTTGATCCGGTACTTATTTCTCCCTCCTATTTTGCCTTGTCTTTCTATAACTCCTTTAATATTCAGGCTTGCCCAAGGGCTCTGTAGAGCCACGGCCCGAATCTATGGCTGAGCCTGCCACACCGGCATCCGAATTTGATACGGCAGGATCATCCCGGCTTATTGCAGCAGCCGGAAAGAGACAGAGAAAACCTTCGGCCAAAGGGTAGAAGCAAAAGAAGAGGCCGAGAAGCGATGTTTGGACCCTAAGGGACGAACCTGAGCCCGATATTATTATTCGAAGAGTTGGTGCGGGCCCCTTCATCGCCTCTGTTCCGGAGGAAGAAAATACCATTCTGCCCTTGTCTACAATTGAGGAAGGAACTGCCATTCCGACCCCGAACACAGGTGGGGAAGAAGATGTTCTTTTTCCGATTCCTCTAAGGTCCATTGAATTTATCGACATTTCAGGTGATGCTTCGCCCGAAGAGGCACCCTTGGTGAAGAGGCCTAGAAGATCTGGCCCGTCTTCGGTCACCGAGGTTGATCAACGGGCTGAATCATCCCCGGAAAATGAGGCTATAATGGTTACCAGCTCACTGCCCGGTGGCGACCAAGCTACTACATCCGAGGCACCCGCATCTAACGAGGTTGCTGGAGCCGTTCCGGTTTCTCCTACTCGTGCATCGAGGTCCGATAATCTGGATGACATGTTCTCGGATATCCCTCCTGAAACTGGGGAAACTGCTAGGTTTGGACATCTTCTTA is part of the Lycium ferocissimum isolate CSIRO_LF1 unplaced genomic scaffold, AGI_CSIRO_Lferr_CH_V1 ctg4577, whole genome shotgun sequence genome and harbors:
- the LOC132044463 gene encoding myb-related protein 306-like, coding for MGRPPCCDKIGVKKGPWTPEEDIILASYIQEHGPGNWRAVPTNTGLLRCSKSCRLRWTNYLRPGIKRRNFTEHEEKMIIHLQALLGNRWAAIASYLPQRTDNDIKNYWNTHLQKKLQKLQGHDDENSQKGKSSSSISKGQRERRLQTDIHTAKQALSDALFLTDKKTISPTAPLPIQTSTYASSADNISRLLKNWMKNSPQLSSQSISNSTTTSQSSYNNLSIGTGSSSSPSEGTMNAPTPEGLDSLFSFNSSYNSDVCQSMLADDVVAFTPDQDAGIFQVENNKHNFPNFKNENGFFQKGSKQNLETEVPLTLLENWLFDDSNAQIQEELMGILDWP